In Arthrobacter ramosus, one DNA window encodes the following:
- a CDS encoding DUF2207 domain-containing protein — translation MNTLLIIAGVVAIVLLLVGGFSQAVSWLLWVGVVLLIVAAIGWLLSFMSGRRSHGV, via the coding sequence GTGAACACTCTTCTGATCATTGCAGGCGTTGTGGCAATCGTTCTTCTGCTCGTCGGCGGTTTCTCGCAGGCCGTGAGCTGGCTCCTCTGGGTCGGCGTGGTCCTCCTGATCGTCGCGGCCATCGGCTGGCTTCTCAGCTTCATGTCCGGCCGTAGGTCACACGGCGTTTGA
- a CDS encoding DUF7218 family protein, which translates to MPSKKNPSLKDPDLYETLREDGASKEKAARISNAAAKEGRKEIGRRGGTSGDYEDWTVPQLKSRAKELGLTGYSGKKKSELISALRNH; encoded by the coding sequence ATGCCAAGCAAGAAGAATCCCAGCCTCAAGGATCCGGACCTGTACGAAACCCTCCGGGAGGATGGCGCCTCGAAGGAAAAGGCCGCCAGAATCTCGAATGCCGCTGCCAAGGAAGGCCGCAAGGAAATCGGCCGCCGTGGCGGCACCTCGGGCGACTATGAGGACTGGACCGTGCCCCAACTGAAATCCCGAGCCAAGGAACTCGGGCTCACAGGATACTCAGGCAAGAAGAAATCCGAGCTGATCTCGGCGTTGCGAAACCACTAG
- a CDS encoding ATP-dependent DNA ligase, with translation MATSQKERVNVEGHELTLTNLGKIIYPETGTTKAEVLEYYAAVAPFLIPAAANRPATRKRWVHGVGTTEDPGQMFFQKNLDDSTPAWVPRVTIQHREHSNVYPLVNNLATLTWLAQIAALEIHVPQWQVDADGTMLPPDRLVLDLDPGPGTGLPECVEVAKLARSILRDVGLDPVPVTSGSKGIHLYAGLDGTRKWEQVSAFAHELARSLEADHPDLVVSDMKKTLRNGKVLVDWSQNSGNKTTIVPYSLRGRAHPMVAAPRTWRELASPALEHLDFTVVMKRVKEGKDPFAAVTAGRSGHTPVHAGSRTKSSGGPESKNHDGGLPGAHGVSTGGVSTAVAPTAAVAGTTVNPRLASYVDKRDPQRTPEPFPAVEHQPGRPLQADAEPNPPGGIFVIQEHHARSFHLDFRLEHNGVLASWALPRGVPDTPAKNHLAVRTEDHPMEYAQFAGIIPKGEYGAGTVSIWDSGEFECEKWRDGKEVIATLTGKPGGGLHGTRRFALIHTGESPSQWLIHLMKDKPGHRAVLLPDAQPQPNGAPSYAPMLATSGTTADVASGDWLFELKWDGFRAIVSGSGGKIKLTSRSGIDMTPTYPELADARYWPDHDFVADGEIVALSKNGRPSFELLQKRMNLFKPGDVERARAAVPVQLMVFDLLYDAGSRASAEEGASPDLTSLPLSERRNRLAAFHAKLPVQGSPVHVSEILEHDLDDILASAGELGLEGVMAKRADSRYQPGRRSRSWIKLKFERTQEVVVGGWRPGAGARLGTIGALLVGIPDGDKLRYAGRVGTGFKDWQLRDILKRMEGLDRPDSPFHDIPAEDAATAHWVSPELVGEVTFGDWTGTERMRHPVWRGWRPDKSPADVERA, from the coding sequence GTGGCAACCAGCCAGAAGGAACGCGTCAACGTTGAAGGCCATGAACTGACGCTCACCAACCTGGGCAAAATCATCTACCCGGAAACTGGCACCACCAAGGCCGAAGTGCTCGAATACTACGCCGCCGTGGCCCCGTTCCTGATCCCGGCTGCCGCCAACCGGCCCGCCACCCGGAAGCGTTGGGTGCATGGAGTAGGGACCACCGAGGATCCCGGGCAGATGTTCTTCCAGAAGAACCTGGACGACTCGACGCCGGCGTGGGTTCCCAGGGTCACCATCCAGCACAGGGAGCACAGCAACGTCTACCCGCTGGTCAACAACCTCGCTACGCTCACCTGGCTGGCCCAGATTGCGGCCTTGGAAATCCACGTGCCGCAATGGCAAGTGGACGCCGACGGAACCATGTTGCCGCCGGACCGCCTTGTCCTGGACCTCGATCCGGGTCCCGGCACGGGCCTTCCCGAATGCGTCGAGGTCGCCAAGCTGGCGCGCAGCATCCTGCGGGACGTCGGGCTGGATCCCGTTCCTGTGACGAGCGGCAGCAAGGGGATCCATCTCTACGCCGGGCTGGATGGCACCCGCAAATGGGAGCAGGTCTCTGCGTTCGCGCACGAATTGGCGCGCTCGCTCGAGGCCGACCACCCGGACCTCGTGGTCAGCGACATGAAGAAGACCCTGCGCAACGGCAAGGTGCTGGTGGACTGGAGCCAGAACAGCGGGAACAAGACCACCATCGTCCCGTACTCCCTCCGCGGACGGGCCCACCCCATGGTGGCCGCACCCAGGACGTGGCGTGAACTCGCCTCCCCCGCGCTCGAGCATCTGGACTTCACGGTCGTCATGAAACGTGTCAAAGAGGGAAAGGACCCCTTCGCCGCGGTGACTGCCGGGCGGTCCGGGCATACGCCCGTGCACGCGGGCAGCCGCACCAAGAGCTCCGGCGGCCCGGAAAGCAAGAACCACGACGGCGGCCTGCCCGGCGCGCACGGCGTCAGCACTGGGGGCGTCAGCACCGCCGTCGCGCCCACCGCCGCCGTCGCCGGCACCACCGTGAACCCGCGGCTGGCCAGCTACGTGGACAAGCGCGACCCGCAGCGGACGCCCGAACCGTTTCCCGCCGTCGAACACCAACCGGGACGCCCACTCCAGGCCGACGCGGAACCCAATCCGCCCGGCGGAATCTTCGTCATCCAGGAACACCATGCCCGAAGTTTCCACCTCGATTTCCGGCTGGAACACAACGGCGTCCTGGCGTCCTGGGCCTTGCCGCGGGGCGTGCCGGACACTCCGGCCAAGAACCATCTCGCGGTGCGCACGGAGGACCATCCGATGGAGTATGCGCAATTCGCGGGCATCATTCCGAAGGGCGAATACGGTGCCGGGACGGTCAGCATTTGGGACAGCGGCGAGTTCGAGTGCGAAAAATGGCGCGACGGCAAGGAAGTCATCGCCACTCTCACCGGCAAGCCCGGCGGCGGATTGCACGGCACCCGCCGTTTCGCGCTCATCCACACCGGGGAGTCGCCGTCGCAGTGGCTGATCCACCTGATGAAGGACAAACCGGGCCATCGGGCGGTGCTGTTGCCTGACGCCCAGCCGCAGCCGAACGGGGCCCCCAGCTACGCGCCCATGCTCGCAACATCCGGAACCACGGCCGATGTCGCCTCCGGCGACTGGCTGTTTGAGCTCAAGTGGGACGGATTCCGGGCCATCGTTTCGGGTTCGGGCGGCAAGATCAAGTTGACCAGCCGCTCCGGGATCGACATGACTCCCACGTATCCCGAACTGGCGGATGCGCGCTACTGGCCTGATCACGACTTCGTGGCAGATGGCGAAATCGTCGCACTCAGCAAGAACGGCCGGCCCAGCTTCGAGTTGCTCCAGAAGCGGATGAACCTCTTCAAACCCGGCGACGTCGAACGCGCCCGGGCCGCGGTCCCCGTTCAGCTCATGGTTTTCGATCTCCTGTACGACGCCGGATCCCGCGCCAGCGCCGAAGAAGGCGCCAGCCCCGACCTCACCTCCCTGCCACTCAGCGAGCGCCGGAACAGGCTGGCGGCGTTCCATGCCAAGCTGCCGGTCCAGGGCTCCCCTGTTCATGTATCCGAGATCCTGGAACATGACCTCGACGACATCCTTGCCAGCGCCGGCGAGCTTGGCTTGGAGGGCGTGATGGCCAAGCGTGCGGATAGCCGCTACCAGCCTGGGCGGCGCAGCAGGTCCTGGATCAAGCTCAAGTTTGAACGCACGCAGGAAGTGGTGGTGGGTGGCTGGCGGCCCGGCGCCGGGGCGAGGCTCGGGACCATTGGAGCGTTGCTGGTGGGGATTCCCGACGGCGACAAGCTGCGCTACGCGGGCCGGGTGGGCACCGGGTTCAAGGACTGGCAGCTGCGCGACATCCTGAAGCGCATGGAGGGGCTCGATCGCCCGGACTCCCCCTTCCACGACATCCCCGCCGAGGACGCCGCCACCGCGCACTGGGTTTCCCCGGAGCTCGTGGGAGAGGTGACGTTCGGCGACTGGACCGGCACCGAAAGGATGCGGCATCCCGTCTGGCGTGGCTGGCGCCCCGACAAGTCCCCGGCCGACGTCGAGCGCGCCTAA
- a CDS encoding CsbD family protein translates to MGADDKIQNAGEKLAGKSKEAAGKLTGNEKLEAEGKMDQSKSDLKSAGEKVKDAFKKD, encoded by the coding sequence ATGGGTGCAGATGACAAGATCCAGAACGCCGGAGAAAAGCTCGCAGGCAAATCCAAGGAAGCGGCTGGAAAGCTGACGGGTAACGAGAAGCTCGAAGCCGAAGGCAAGATGGATCAAAGCAAGAGCGACCTGAAATCGGCCGGCGAAAAGGTCAAGGACGCTTTCAAGAAGGACTAA
- a CDS encoding Ku protein produces MRAIWKGSIAFGLVNVPVKLYSATEDHDVSLHQVHNKDGGRIRYQRKCEICASVVDYEDIDKAYEEEGRTVVLSAADLKSLPAENSREIEVVEFVPAEQLDPIMYERPYYLEPDSKSPKAYMLLLRTLQDTERVAIVQYALRQKTRLGALRVRGDALMLQSLLWDDEVREANFPSLETDVKISDKELEMSSALVDSMARDFEPEQYTDNYQVQLRQLIAAKFEKGDSIDTEETFGLAASEGEGGEVIDLMEALKRSLDKKRGKASAESSAASSTEESDDGATAKAASKPRARVKKA; encoded by the coding sequence ATGAGGGCCATATGGAAGGGTTCTATCGCGTTCGGGCTGGTCAACGTACCCGTCAAGCTCTACAGCGCCACCGAGGACCACGACGTCAGTCTCCACCAGGTCCACAACAAGGACGGAGGCCGCATCCGTTACCAGCGGAAGTGCGAAATCTGCGCCTCTGTTGTGGATTACGAGGATATCGACAAGGCCTACGAAGAGGAAGGCCGTACCGTGGTGCTGTCCGCGGCCGATTTGAAGTCGCTGCCCGCGGAGAACAGCCGCGAAATTGAAGTGGTGGAGTTCGTTCCGGCTGAGCAGTTGGATCCCATCATGTACGAGCGGCCCTACTACCTTGAGCCGGATTCCAAGTCGCCCAAGGCCTACATGCTGCTTCTGCGCACCTTGCAGGACACCGAGCGCGTGGCCATTGTGCAGTACGCCCTCCGGCAGAAGACCAGGCTGGGCGCGCTCCGGGTACGTGGTGACGCGCTGATGCTGCAATCCCTGCTCTGGGACGACGAGGTCCGCGAGGCCAACTTCCCCTCGCTGGAAACCGACGTCAAGATCTCGGACAAGGAGCTCGAGATGTCCTCGGCCCTGGTGGACTCCATGGCGCGCGACTTCGAGCCCGAGCAATACACCGACAACTACCAAGTTCAATTGCGCCAACTCATTGCCGCCAAATTCGAAAAGGGCGACTCCATCGACACCGAGGAGACTTTCGGTCTCGCAGCCAGCGAAGGGGAAGGCGGCGAGGTCATCGACCTCATGGAAGCCCTCAAACGAAGTCTCGACAAGAAGCGTGGCAAGGCGTCCGCCGAGTCGTCCGCTGCGTCGTCCACCGAAGAGTCCGACGACGGCGCCACGGCCAAAGCGGCCAGCAAGCCCAGGGCGAGGGTCAAGAAAGCCTGA